One part of the Alistipes onderdonkii genome encodes these proteins:
- a CDS encoding phosphodiester glycosidase family protein, giving the protein MARILLAALLLLFTLPAAAQTPGDSIAFVTADWHTTDLGRGAECRHAQVEMFGSRQSISVVSYPARHFATQIVQLDGKGETTGRMGEAADATAAINGSYFNMKTFTPITFVMVDCRVLGRTTPGELMRTNGIIAIRDKQGHDVAIFACDTTQYPRIARRYRAALAAGPLLVSGGKAIEYDSGDSFYIHRHPRSLIGKRPNGEVVMAVIDGRAKGQAAGATIAETAYIARLLGLTDALNLDGGGSSALWTAQEGVVSHPSDNRRFDHAGERAVPNGIVARPRK; this is encoded by the coding sequence ATGGCCAGAATACTCCTCGCAGCCCTGCTGCTCCTGTTCACCCTCCCCGCCGCGGCACAGACGCCCGGCGACTCCATCGCCTTCGTCACCGCCGACTGGCATACCACCGACCTCGGCCGGGGTGCCGAGTGCCGCCACGCCCAGGTCGAGATGTTCGGTTCGCGGCAGAGCATCTCGGTCGTCAGCTACCCCGCACGGCACTTCGCCACGCAGATCGTACAGCTCGACGGCAAGGGTGAAACCACAGGCCGCATGGGCGAAGCCGCCGACGCCACAGCAGCCATCAACGGCAGCTATTTCAACATGAAAACCTTTACGCCCATCACCTTCGTGATGGTCGACTGCCGGGTATTGGGCCGCACGACGCCCGGCGAACTCATGCGTACCAACGGCATCATCGCCATCCGGGACAAACAGGGTCACGACGTCGCCATTTTCGCCTGCGACACCACCCAATACCCCCGCATAGCCCGCCGCTACCGCGCGGCGCTCGCAGCCGGCCCCCTACTGGTCAGCGGAGGCAAGGCCATCGAATACGATTCCGGCGACAGCTTCTATATCCACCGACACCCGCGTTCGCTGATCGGCAAGCGCCCGAACGGCGAGGTGGTGATGGCCGTGATCGACGGCCGCGCCAAAGGACAGGCCGCCGGTGCTACGATCGCCGAAACGGCTTACATCGCTCGCCTGCTGGGGCTCACGGACGCCCTCAACCTCGACGGCGGCGGTTCTTCGGCACTCTGGACGGCACAGGAAGGGGTGGTCAGCCACCCCAGCGACAACCGCCGCTTCGACCATGCCGGCGAACGCGCCGTGCCGAACGGCATCGTCGCCCGTCCGCGGAAATAA
- a CDS encoding lipocalin family protein: MKRMKIMVAAIALCGLAACSDNTPKSFTGTITDASMNTVTVENAEGTFTFSTMDADKSEANGLLLGAPVTVNYSGKLEEGAAASKVATDPTYAEAVGNWTMPDPIDPDGVMGIRIMVEGEAQSINMATLRYASWELQGEAGKILLKGVSEGSGSPIEFTETATIAKDADGIYTLTIEGNGAVYTKANE; encoded by the coding sequence ATGAAACGCATGAAAATCATGGTCGCGGCCATCGCCCTGTGCGGCCTGGCAGCCTGCAGCGACAACACCCCCAAGAGCTTCACCGGCACCATCACCGATGCGTCGATGAACACCGTAACCGTCGAAAACGCCGAGGGGACATTCACCTTCTCGACCATGGACGCCGACAAGAGCGAGGCCAACGGCCTGCTGCTGGGAGCGCCCGTCACGGTCAATTACAGCGGCAAACTCGAAGAGGGCGCGGCCGCCTCGAAAGTGGCCACCGACCCCACCTATGCCGAGGCTGTCGGCAATTGGACGATGCCCGACCCGATCGACCCCGATGGCGTCATGGGTATCCGGATCATGGTCGAAGGAGAGGCGCAGTCGATCAACATGGCCACGCTGCGCTACGCGTCGTGGGAATTGCAGGGCGAAGCCGGCAAAATCCTGCTCAAGGGCGTGAGCGAAGGGTCGGGCTCCCCGATCGAATTCACCGAAACGGCCACCATCGCCAAGGACGCCGACGGTATCTATACGCTGACGATCGAGGGCAACGGCGCCGTCTACACCAAAGCCAACGAATAG